A genome region from Scleropages formosus chromosome 6, fSclFor1.1, whole genome shotgun sequence includes the following:
- the LOC108932222 gene encoding glucokinase-like, with product MPCPRSCHNQKMRLTRRRGSLVEQVLMVDQILSEFRLEKTELEDVMWRLQREMDRGLRSETHKEASVKMLPTYVCSTPEGSEVGDFLALDLGGTNFRVMLVKVGEDEETGWKLETKHQMYSIPEDAMTGTAEMLFDYIAECISDFLAKHQLKHKKLPLGFTFSFPVRHEDIDKGILLNWTKGFKASGAEGNNVVGLLRDAIKRRGDFEMDVVAMVNDTVATMISCYYENRNCEVGMIVGTGCNACYMEEMSMVELVEGDEGRMCVNTEWGAFGDNGELEEYRLEYDRKVDETSLNPGRQLFEKIISGKYMGELVRLVLLKLVNEDLLFHGEASEKLRTRGSFETRFVSQIESDSGDRKQIYNVLTMLGLMPSELDCDIVRLACERVSTRSAHMCGAGLAGIINRMRERRCQEALEITVGVDGSVYKLHPSFQEKFHAVVRELTPGCDITFIHSEEGSGRGAALVSAVACKMAASR from the exons ATGCCGTGCCCTCGCTCTTGCCACAACCAGAAGATGAGGCTGACCCGCCGGCGCGGCTCCTTGGTGGAGCAAGTGCTCATG GTGGACCAGATACTGTCCGAGTTCCGGCTGGAGAAGACGGAACTGGAAGACGTTATGTGGAGACTGCAGCGGGAGATGGATCGTGGTCTTCGCTCGGAAACCCACAAGGAAGCCAGCGTGAAAATGTTGCCCACGTACGTGTGCTCGACCCCAGAGGGCTCAG AGGTGGGAGATTTCCTCGCCTTGGACCTGGGGGGCACGAACTTCCGAGTGATGCTCGTGAAGGTGGGCGAGGATGAGGAGACAGGCTGGAAGCTGGAAACCAAGCACCAGATGTACTCCATCCCAGAAGATGCCATGACTGGGACAGCGGAAATG CTCTTCGACTACATCGCAGAGTGTATCTCAGACTTCTTGGCCAAGCACCAGTTAAAGCACAAGAAGCTTCCTCTGGGCTTCACCTTCTCCTTCCCTGTGCGTCACGAGGACATCGACAAG GGAATCCTGCTCAACTGGACAAAAGGCTTCAAGGCCTCAGGAGCTGAGGGCAATAACGTGGTGGGCCTTCTCCGTGATGCCATTAAAAGACGTGGG GACTTTGAGATGGatgtggttgccatggtgaatGACACGGTTGCCACCATGATCTCCTGCTACTACGAGAACCGAAACTGTGAAGTCGGTATGATTGTGG GCACGGGCTGCAACGCGTGCTACATGGAGGAGATGAGCATGGTGGAGCTGGTGGAGGGCGATGAGGGGCGCATGTGTGTCAACACTGAGTGGGGAGCCTTCGGAGACAACGGAGAGCTGGAGGAGTACCGGCTCGAGTATGACCGGAAGGTGGACGAGACGTCACTCAACCCTGGGCGGCAGCT GTTTGAGAAGATCATCAGCGGAAAGTACATGGGCGAGCTGGTGCGCCTCGTGCTGTTGAAGCTCGTCAACGAGGACCTGCTGTTCCACGGCGAGGCCTCCGAGAAGCTCAGGACCAGGGGCAGCTTCGAGACGCGCTTCGTGTCACAGATTGAAAG TGATTCTGGTGACCGGAAGCAGATCTACAATGTTCTGACAATGCTGGGACTGATGCCTTCAGAGCTGGACTGCGACATTGTGCGCTTGGCGTGTGAGAGAGTGTCCACACGCTCCGCCCACATGTGTGGGGCAGGGCTGGCTGGGATCATCAACCGCATGAGGGAGCGCCGCTGCCAGGAAGCACTTGAGATCACTGTGGGCGTCGACGGCTCCGTGTACAAACTCCATCCCAG TTTTCAGGAGAAGTTTCACGCGGTCGTTCGCGAGCTGACGCCTGGGTGCGACATCACCTTCATCCACTCGGAAGAAGGAAGCGGACGAGGCGCGGCGCTCGTTTCCGCAGTGGCCTGCAAGATGGCGGCGTCACGGTGA